The segment TCTCGTCGACCAGTCCGAGCCGCAGGCACTGCCGAGCGATGCTGCCGCCGAGGAGGCTCACCCACCTCTCGCCGGCGGCGAGCTTCGCGCTCTCGACCGCCGTCGCGATGTCGTCGACGACGAAGGTGTAGATGATGCCGTCCCGTTCGACGGGTTCGGCGGGCGTGTGCGTCATGAGGAAGACCGGCGCCTTCACCATTCCGCCGTACGGGATCTCATCGTCTTCGATCGTGCGGGTCTTGTTCGCGCCACCCACGACGGCGCCGATGTTCGCGCAGACGCGGTCGACGACTTCCTGATCCTCGGGCGCGGACGGGACGTCGAACATCCAGTCCACCTCACCGCCCGGTCCCGCCAGGAACCCGTCGAGAGTCAGCGTCGCGTGGATGAAGACGAGGCTCATGCTCACTCCTTTGCGGTTAGTGAAAGAGGATAGGCCCATGTCGGAACGTGAGAAGGCGCTCGACGGCCCCCCGTCGTCCGTCGATCTGACGTTGCAGAACCTGAACCTGAACCTCCTGGTCAGCCTCGATGCGCTCCTGCGCGAACGGAACGTCTCGGCGGCCGCGCGTGCTCTCGGTGTCAGCCAACCCACGGCCAGCGCGGCCCTGGCGAGGCTGCGTGCGCACTTCGATGACCGGCTCCTTGTACGGCAGGGGCGTGAGATGGTGCTCACTCCGCTCGCCTCCGGCCTCGTCGAGGCGGCACAGCACGCGATCGTGGCGGTGACCCAGGTATTCGGTCACAAGCCCGGAACGGTGCGCGACGAAGACATCACGCGGAACTTCCGTTTCGCGAGCTCCGATTACGGCACAGCCATCGCTCTCCCGCCGCTCGCGGCTCGCATCCACGCGGATGCCCCCGGTGCCACCCTCACAATCGAGACGTCGAAGCCCCTCGATCTCTCCACGCTGGACGAACGGCTGCGCACCATCGACGGCGTGATCGTGCCCCGCGGAATCGTCGACGGCCTCCCGCACATCGAGCTCTTCTCCGACGAATGGGTCGGCGTCGTGTCGGCCCACCGCGCCGATGCACCCGAGGCCCTCACGATGGACGATCTTGCCGCGCGACCCTGGGTCACGACTTTCAGCGAACGCAGCATGTATGTCCCCGTCATGCGACAGCTCAGTCTCCTCGGCGTCACACCCCGTCCGGTCGTCACGGTGCAGAACTTCGCCGAGGCGGCGCCGTTCATCGACGCCGGGCCCTTCTTGGCCGTGATGCAACGCCGCCTCGCCGAGCGGATGGCCGAAGCGTGGCGCCTCCGCATCCTCGATCTCCCCTTCGAACCGGTCCCCATCGTTCAGGCGCTCTGGTGGCATCCGATCCACGAGAGGGATCCCGAGCATCGGTGGCTGCGCGCCACGCTCGCGGACCTCGTGAGGCGCGGCATATATAGCCAGGCGTAATACTTGAGATAGAGATTCGGTTCTATCTATGTTCCGTACGGCGTACCTAGCATGAGCACAACGCAAAGACGCGGTAAGGGGACGACGTGCTTGAGCAACAACCTGCGGTCATCAGTTTCTCGGATGTCACGCAACGGTTCGGCGACAACGTCGCCCTGTCCTCCATCACGGTGGACTTCCTTCAGGGCGAATTCGCTACGATCGTCGGCCCCAGCGGGTGCGGGAAGTCGACCCTCCTGCGCCTCATCGCCGGACTGATCATCGCGTCCGACGGGCAGGTCCGTGTCGACGGGCGGGAGGTCATCGAGCCACGGTCCGACGTCGGATTCATGTTCCAGCGGCCCACCCTTCTGCCGTGGCTGAGCGCCGTCGAGAACGTCCTTCTCCCCATCACGCTCCACCGGCGCCCGACAGCGTCCGACCGCCGCGAGGCCGAATCACTCCTGGCAACGGTGGGATTGGCGGGAAGCGAGGCTCGCTACCCCGATCACCTGTCGGGTGGGATGCAACAGCGCGTCGCGCTTGCGCGGCTGCTGATGACGGGCGCGCGCATCCTCCTTCTCGACGAGCCGTTCGGAGCGGTCGACGAGTTCACGCGGGAGAAGCTCAACTTCGAGCTCCTCCGCATCCAGAGAGACACCGGCGCGACGATCCTCCTTGTCACGCACAGCATCACTGAAGCCGTACTCATGGGTGATCGCGTTATCACGATGACTCCCCATCCCGGGAGGATCGGCCGCGTGGTCGACGTCGACCTCGGACCCAACCGAGACCGCAGCGTGCTGCGGAGTGCGGCATATCTCGATGCGGTCAACGACGTGCGTGACACCTTCGACACCGATCGGAGCGCAGCGTGAGCGGTTCTGCGCGAAAGGGCGCGGTAGTGTCGGCCCGCGCGATCTGGCCCGCCGCCGGCCTCTTCGTCGTCCTCGTCGTCGCCCTGGAGTTTGTGGCGAGTATCGGACTGGTCAGTGCCTTCGTCCTACCGCGCCCCTCCGAAGTCTTCTTCTCCCTCTCCGATCTCCTGCTTTCGGGCCGGGTGTGGGAGCACGTAGCCGCCACGACCTTCGAGACGGTGGCGGGATTCCTCATCGGGTCGGTCGCGGCATTCGTTCTCGCCGTTCTCGCCTCGATGTCCGACCTCGCGCGTCGCGCGGTATACCCGTACGTGATCGCCCTTCAGGTCACGCCCCTCATCGCCGTGGCCCCGCTGATCATCGCGTGGCTGGGGTTCGGCTACTCGTCGAAGATCGCCATCGCCGCGCTCATCTGCTTCTTCCCGGTCTTCGTGAACACCGCCGCCGGCATGATGTCGACGGATCGGACCGAGGAGGAGCTCTTCCAGTCGCTGCGCGCCGGGAAGGTGCAGACACTCGTACGGCTGCGCCTCCCTCGGGCACTGCCGACCATCTTCGCGGGGCTGAAGACCGCGATGACTCTGGCCCTGATCGGCGCGGTCGTCGGCGAGTTCGTTTCTGCGGAACGCGGGCTCGGAGTCCTCGTCACCCGCTACAGCTATCAGCTCGCCGTGGCGGCGGCGTTCGCCGTCGTCATCCTTCTCACAGCGCTCGGCCTGCTCCTCTACGGCGCCATGGTGCTTGTAGAGCGCTACGTCGTCTACTGGCGATCCGACAGTCGGCTCCTGGCGCGAGAGCGTCGGCAGAGCACCCGTTCCGAACCCACCCCGTCACCGTCGACCCGCACCGCCGCGGGCGTCGAGACGTGAACGCAAAGGAAGAGAACATGTCCACAGCACTGAAGAGGTCCTTCGCCACACTCGCGGCCGGTTCCCTGGCCCTGGCCGTGGTCGGATGCAGCTCCGGCGGGGGAGGCGAGAGCGGGACGGCTACGGTGCGCTGGGCGCAGCCGACCCCGGAATCCATGGCGTACTTCCCGTACATCGTTGCGGACGAGCTCGGCTACTTCGCCGACGAGGGCGTCGAGGTGGAACTCGCGCCCACGAGCGAGGACCTGTCGACCGCCGCGCTCGTCTCGAGCGGATCCGTCGATATCGGCGCCGCGTCGGCGGGTGAGATCTTCTTCGCCCTGCAGACCGACCCGGAGTTGACGGTCGTGTACGACGCCGCCAGCTTGTCGCCAGAGGGGATCGTCGTTCCTGCCGACAGCTCGGCGACCAGCGTCGCCGACCTCGAGGGCGCCACCATCGGCATCGCCTCCGACGAGGAACGATCCCTTGTGGCGGCCGCGCTCGAGGCCGAAGGAATGTCTCTCGACGATGTGAGCGTCGTCGCGGTGGGTGGCGGCGGCCAGGTGATTGCGAACGAGCTCGACGGTGGACAGTTCGATGCCTTCGCCGGATCGGTCCTCGACTTCGCCGCGGTCCAGGCTGTCGGCTACGAGCTGCGGCAGATCACGCCGGAGGCCATCGCCACCACGCCGTCCGGCGCGTATGTCATCTCGGCCGATGCCGAGGAAGACGTCATCGAGCGGTTCCTTCGGGCGATGACCCGCGCCACCGCGTACGGTCTGGAGAACCCGGACGAGCTGGAGTCCATCCTCCGCGAGCGCGTGCCGGAGGAGTGGGAGAACGAGGATGTCGCTCGTGCGCTCTTCGACTTCGGGCTCGAGGTCTGGACGCCCCGTGAGGGCGGGCAGTACGGCACCCTCGACCCCGAGGTGTGGCAGACGGCACAAGATCGGCTGATCGCCGCCGGGGAGCTCGAGGAGGAGATCGACCTCGACCGACTGCTCGACGATCAGTTCATCGAGTCGGCGAACGACGCGATCGACTGATCACGCGGCAGCGACCTTCGCCAGCATGGTCGTCTCGGCCAGTTCGGCCAGGCGCCGTGTGGCGGGGGAGAGGTAGGTTCCCTCCCGCCACACCAGCGCGATCGTGTCGTACATCGGCTCGGCGAACGGCGTGACGTGCACGCCCTCGGGAAAGGTGGCGCCCTCGGCGATCGTCCGGCAGACCATGGTGTCGGCGGCTCCCGTCGCCACGAGGTTCAGCGCCGTTTCGACATGCTCCACCTCGATGGCGGGCTCGATCGTGAGCCCGCGGAGGCGCGCGCGCTCGAGGAGCTGGCGCCGGGTGGGGTCGTTCCACCCCGCGTAGGCGTCGTAGAGCACGAGCTTCGCGCGAGCCACTTCCTCGATCGAGACCGGGCCCTGATCGGGATGCCGCTGCGCGGAGACATAGACCACCTCATCGCGGAAGAGCGGCTTCACCTCGAGTCCCTCGTCGGTGACGGGGAGCACGACCAGGCCCGCCTCGATCTCACCGCCCGCCACCGACTCGGCGACGAGGGAGGAGTTGAGGCCGACCAGTCGAACCTTGACGTGAGGATGCCGCATGTGGAACCGCTGCACGAGATCGGACAGGTCGTAATAAGCGGCGTTGCGCAGAACGCCGAACGTGCAGGTTCCGCCTTCGAGCGACACCAGAGCCTGGATCGCATCGACTCCGTTCGTGATGGCGGTCACCGCCTGCACCGCGTGCTCCCGGAGCTCCAACGCAGCGGAGGTCGGTACGAGGCGGCGGGGTCCCCGGGTGAAGAGCTTCAGGCCGAGTTCCCGCTCCAGCCGCGCGACCAGCTCCGAGACCGACGCCTGCGTCGACTCCAGTTCGATCGCGGCTGCCGTGAAGCTGCCGCGCTCGAGGGCGGCGAGGAACGCCTTCAACTGCGTCAGTGTCATCCGATGGCTCCGTCCCAGCCCTCAACCATAGGGAAACCCTGTGAAGTCCACAATATGCACTGGGCTTGTGGGGGTACAGCCCGCTCCCTAGGGTGGCTCGCATGCGCTTTTCCCCTCGACTGCTCGACCGGCTGAACGGTTCGTTCGTCCATCTCAAGACCCCCGAGATCGACGCACCGGCCGCACAACGCGACCCCGCCGTCATCCGCACGGTGACCGAGATGCTGCAGAACATCGAGCGAGGTGGACTCGACGCCGTACGCGACTACGCCCGTCAGCTCGACGGCTACGAGGGTGGCGACATCGAACTGACGAGCGCTGAGATCGCACGGAGCGGTGACCGGCTCGACCCCGAACTACGCGAGGCCATCGAACTCGGGGCATCCCGCACCCGCGCTTTCGCGGAGACGCAGCGTGCGAAGCTCGTCGACTTCTCCACCGAGCTCGAGCCCGGGCTCGTCACCGGCGTCCGCTATGTGCCCGTGTCGCGTGTCGGCGCCTACCTGCCGGCGGGGCGCTTCCCCCTCACCGCCTCGGCCTTCATGACGGTCGGCGTCGCCAAGGCGGCCGGCGTCCCCTCGGTCATCGCGTGCACGCCGCCGCAGCCCGACGGTCGAGCGAACGATGCGGTGGTCTACGCCGCCCACGTCTCGGGAGTCGACCGTGTCTTCCTCCTCGGAGGCGTGCAGGCGCTCGCGGCCATGGCGTTCGGCCTGCTCGCGGACTTCCCGGTCGACATGCTCGTCGGGGCCGGCAATGCCTACGTCGCCGAAGCCAAGCGTCAGCTGTTCGGCACGGCGGCGATCGACCTGCTCGCCGGTCCCTCCGAGGTCGCGGTCATCTCCGACGAGACGGCTGATCCCGAGATCGTCGCCGCCGACCTGCTCGGGCAGGCCGAGCACGGGCCGAACTCGCCGGCTGCCCTCGTCACGACGTCCGATTCCCACGGTCTCGCCGTTCGCGATGCCGTCGAGCGACAGCTCGAAACCCTGGCGACCGCGTCGATCGCGGGCCCGGCGTGGCGCGACTACGGTTCGATCACCGTCGCAGCCGACCGCGAGATCGCCGTCGCG is part of the Microbacterium sp. ET2 genome and harbors:
- a CDS encoding dihydrofolate reductase family protein; this translates as MSLVFIHATLTLDGFLAGPGGEVDWMFDVPSAPEDQEVVDRVCANIGAVVGGANKTRTIEDDEIPYGGMVKAPVFLMTHTPAEPVERDGIIYTFVVDDIATAVESAKLAAGERWVSLLGGSIARQCLRLGLVDEIHLDITPVLLGEGISLFGGLGMRVDLERLETSAFASETHLRFRVRRGKGAPS
- a CDS encoding LysR family transcriptional regulator, coding for MSEREKALDGPPSSVDLTLQNLNLNLLVSLDALLRERNVSAAARALGVSQPTASAALARLRAHFDDRLLVRQGREMVLTPLASGLVEAAQHAIVAVTQVFGHKPGTVRDEDITRNFRFASSDYGTAIALPPLAARIHADAPGATLTIETSKPLDLSTLDERLRTIDGVIVPRGIVDGLPHIELFSDEWVGVVSAHRADAPEALTMDDLAARPWVTTFSERSMYVPVMRQLSLLGVTPRPVVTVQNFAEAAPFIDAGPFLAVMQRRLAERMAEAWRLRILDLPFEPVPIVQALWWHPIHERDPEHRWLRATLADLVRRGIYSQA
- a CDS encoding ABC transporter ATP-binding protein, whose product is MLEQQPAVISFSDVTQRFGDNVALSSITVDFLQGEFATIVGPSGCGKSTLLRLIAGLIIASDGQVRVDGREVIEPRSDVGFMFQRPTLLPWLSAVENVLLPITLHRRPTASDRREAESLLATVGLAGSEARYPDHLSGGMQQRVALARLLMTGARILLLDEPFGAVDEFTREKLNFELLRIQRDTGATILLVTHSITEAVLMGDRVITMTPHPGRIGRVVDVDLGPNRDRSVLRSAAYLDAVNDVRDTFDTDRSAA
- a CDS encoding ABC transporter permease, with amino-acid sequence MSGSARKGAVVSARAIWPAAGLFVVLVVALEFVASIGLVSAFVLPRPSEVFFSLSDLLLSGRVWEHVAATTFETVAGFLIGSVAAFVLAVLASMSDLARRAVYPYVIALQVTPLIAVAPLIIAWLGFGYSSKIAIAALICFFPVFVNTAAGMMSTDRTEEELFQSLRAGKVQTLVRLRLPRALPTIFAGLKTAMTLALIGAVVGEFVSAERGLGVLVTRYSYQLAVAAAFAVVILLTALGLLLYGAMVLVERYVVYWRSDSRLLARERRQSTRSEPTPSPSTRTAAGVET
- a CDS encoding ABC transporter substrate-binding protein yields the protein MSTALKRSFATLAAGSLALAVVGCSSGGGGESGTATVRWAQPTPESMAYFPYIVADELGYFADEGVEVELAPTSEDLSTAALVSSGSVDIGAASAGEIFFALQTDPELTVVYDAASLSPEGIVVPADSSATSVADLEGATIGIASDEERSLVAAALEAEGMSLDDVSVVAVGGGGQVIANELDGGQFDAFAGSVLDFAAVQAVGYELRQITPEAIATTPSGAYVISADAEEDVIERFLRAMTRATAYGLENPDELESILRERVPEEWENEDVARALFDFGLEVWTPREGGQYGTLDPEVWQTAQDRLIAAGELEEEIDLDRLLDDQFIESANDAID
- a CDS encoding LysR family transcriptional regulator, whose product is MTLTQLKAFLAALERGSFTAAAIELESTQASVSELVARLERELGLKLFTRGPRRLVPTSAALELREHAVQAVTAITNGVDAIQALVSLEGGTCTFGVLRNAAYYDLSDLVQRFHMRHPHVKVRLVGLNSSLVAESVAGGEIEAGLVVLPVTDEGLEVKPLFRDEVVYVSAQRHPDQGPVSIEEVARAKLVLYDAYAGWNDPTRRQLLERARLRGLTIEPAIEVEHVETALNLVATGAADTMVCRTIAEGATFPEGVHVTPFAEPMYDTIALVWREGTYLSPATRRLAELAETTMLAKVAAA
- the hisD gene encoding histidinol dehydrogenase, which encodes MRFSPRLLDRLNGSFVHLKTPEIDAPAAQRDPAVIRTVTEMLQNIERGGLDAVRDYARQLDGYEGGDIELTSAEIARSGDRLDPELREAIELGASRTRAFAETQRAKLVDFSTELEPGLVTGVRYVPVSRVGAYLPAGRFPLTASAFMTVGVAKAAGVPSVIACTPPQPDGRANDAVVYAAHVSGVDRVFLLGGVQALAAMAFGLLADFPVDMLVGAGNAYVAEAKRQLFGTAAIDLLAGPSEVAVISDETADPEIVAADLLGQAEHGPNSPAALVTTSDSHGLAVRDAVERQLETLATASIAGPAWRDYGSITVAADREIAVALMDDLAPEHLEVITADDEWYHDNLRNYGSIFLGEWSTVAYSDKGMAGTNHVLPTAGGAKHSAGLSVSRFLKPLTFQRISREATPSLAHAVQVISDSEGMAAHSATATMRLATYREPAHTA